A genomic stretch from Bacterioplanes sanyensis includes:
- a CDS encoding Dps family protein encodes MSKTFIGLKQDDVQALAQQLNELLANYQILYMNVRGFHWNIKGENFFELHVKFEELYNDLLLKVDEVAERILTLGHQPLHAFSDYIELSSIAERKQVSDGREAVESIVDGLAQLVARQRTVLAAASDADDEGTAALMSDYISQQEKSLWMYRAYLGH; translated from the coding sequence ATGAGCAAGACATTTATCGGCTTGAAGCAAGACGATGTACAAGCCCTGGCGCAACAGCTGAACGAGCTGCTGGCCAACTACCAGATTCTGTATATGAACGTGCGCGGCTTTCACTGGAACATCAAGGGTGAAAACTTCTTTGAGCTGCACGTGAAGTTTGAGGAGCTGTACAACGATCTGCTGCTGAAAGTGGACGAAGTGGCTGAGCGTATTCTCACCTTAGGGCACCAGCCGCTGCACGCTTTCAGTGACTACATTGAGTTGTCGTCCATTGCTGAGCGCAAACAGGTCAGCGATGGTCGCGAAGCGGTAGAGAGCATTGTCGATGGCCTGGCACAACTGGTGGCGCGCCAGCGAACCGTATTAGCTGCAGCATCCGATGCCGACGATGAAGGTACCGCTGCCCTGATGAGCGATTACATTTCCCAGCAGGAAAAATCACTGTGGATGTACCGCGCGTACTTGGGTCACTAA
- a CDS encoding WD40 repeat domain-containing protein: MPTAPQALALSLFLMLALSGCEQGNAPTSSAEVARQGAYSIRLSHDGNHAMVGSLHHGGSLWTLQPFERRYDWNHQSEGFSNLVSSAFAPDDNFVATTDLRTIVLWQVDSGEAVWFWNAPGDIEDIALGPNGDFALLAMQDYTATLFDIKNGGILRRLAHDGVVYDVSLNHEGILAATASDDLSARVWDLQSGEILHQFQHDNQVRTAELSADGRVLFSSALSSPGRLWDVGSGRLLHELGNTRGHFSAASFDRNGRQLLTGTTSGVISLWDVNSGEMLKQWHAEQRDGWINRSVLIEDVAFTNSGYQAAGANGLIFTLQ; this comes from the coding sequence ATGCCGACAGCACCGCAGGCGCTTGCCCTGAGTTTGTTTCTAATGCTTGCCTTGTCCGGCTGTGAACAAGGCAATGCACCGACCAGCAGTGCCGAAGTGGCCCGCCAAGGCGCCTACTCCATTCGTTTATCTCACGATGGCAATCACGCCATGGTCGGCAGTTTGCATCATGGCGGCAGCCTGTGGACGCTGCAGCCATTTGAGCGACGCTACGACTGGAACCATCAAAGCGAGGGCTTCAGTAATCTGGTCAGCTCCGCCTTCGCCCCAGACGACAACTTCGTCGCCACCACCGATCTGCGCACCATTGTGTTGTGGCAAGTCGATAGCGGTGAAGCGGTGTGGTTCTGGAACGCACCCGGTGATATCGAAGACATCGCCCTTGGCCCCAATGGCGACTTCGCCTTACTGGCAATGCAAGACTACACCGCCACCTTATTTGATATTAAAAATGGCGGTATTCTGCGGCGTTTGGCGCATGACGGTGTCGTTTATGATGTCAGTCTCAACCATGAGGGCATTCTGGCTGCCACCGCCAGCGACGATTTGTCCGCTCGGGTGTGGGATTTACAAAGCGGCGAGATACTGCACCAGTTCCAGCACGATAATCAGGTGCGTACGGCCGAGCTGTCGGCCGATGGCCGCGTATTGTTTTCTTCTGCCCTGAGCAGCCCAGGGCGTTTGTGGGACGTCGGCAGCGGCCGGTTATTGCACGAACTGGGCAATACTCGCGGGCATTTCAGCGCCGCCAGCTTCGATCGCAATGGCCGCCAACTACTCACCGGCACCACCTCGGGTGTGATCAGTTTGTGGGACGTCAACAGCGGCGAAATGTTGAAACAGTGGCACGCCGAACAGCGCGATGGCTGGATCAACCGCAGCGTACTGATTGAAGATGTGGCCTTCACCAACAGTGGCTATCAAGCCGCTGGAGCCAACGGCCTGATTTTCACGCTGCAATAG
- a CDS encoding IS5 family transposase → MAVLRQQKRGLGVGKTKRGKGSKWMIVVDGEGVPIGLTLGSASPAEVKLIEALLNVAYGKSKVKRLIYDKAADSDPLRMALKKRGIDLICPHRRNRKKAPLQDGRKLRRYARRWKVERTFSWLGNYRRLVVRWERKLSMYRAFFHAACMMIVLKKL, encoded by the coding sequence ATGGCAGTTTTGCGCCAGCAAAAAAGGGGGCTCGGTGTTGGAAAAACCAAGCGGGGTAAGGGGTCGAAATGGATGATAGTCGTCGATGGCGAAGGCGTTCCAATCGGGCTGACGCTTGGCTCAGCGTCACCGGCGGAGGTCAAGCTGATTGAGGCTTTGCTAAATGTTGCCTATGGCAAGAGCAAGGTGAAGCGTTTGATTTACGATAAAGCGGCAGATTCTGATCCTCTGCGAATGGCGTTAAAGAAGCGGGGTATTGATCTCATTTGTCCACATCGTCGAAACAGGAAAAAAGCCCCACTACAAGATGGTAGAAAGCTGAGAAGGTACGCTCGTCGTTGGAAAGTAGAGCGTACGTTTTCTTGGCTTGGAAATTATCGCCGATTGGTGGTTCGATGGGAAAGAAAGCTCTCAATGTATCGAGCCTTCTTTCACGCCGCCTGCATGATGATCGTGCTAAAGAAGTTGTGA
- a CDS encoding TIGR02444 family protein yields the protein MPPKCATDTLDNPLWQFALGIYAHTEVQQRLLQLQDEHSADVLLLLLQLWLHQRGDGWPDAELPSRYLLWREQMIWPLRRLRRQLDKTVPLRASLQQVEIEAEQQGLAYLWQWLALQERSSTALAQCWQVGCATDDVQASERIQQLLVVAEQASN from the coding sequence ATGCCGCCGAAGTGTGCCACAGATACGCTGGATAACCCACTGTGGCAGTTTGCCTTGGGCATTTACGCACATACCGAAGTGCAGCAGCGCTTGCTGCAACTGCAGGACGAACACAGTGCCGATGTGCTGCTGTTGTTGCTCCAGCTGTGGCTGCACCAACGCGGTGACGGTTGGCCCGACGCTGAGCTGCCTAGCCGTTATCTGCTCTGGCGCGAACAGATGATTTGGCCATTGCGTCGTTTGCGGCGTCAGTTGGATAAAACCGTGCCGCTCAGGGCGAGTTTGCAGCAGGTGGAAATTGAGGCCGAGCAGCAAGGGCTGGCGTATTTATGGCAGTGGCTGGCACTGCAGGAGAGATCCAGCACTGCATTGGCGCAGTGCTGGCAAGTGGGATGCGCAACCGACGACGTTCAGGCGTCTGAGCGCATACAGCAATTACTCGTCGTCGCCGAACAGGCTAGCAATTGA
- a CDS encoding histidine phosphatase family protein → MIVRILRHAETSANRSGLLSCDDNEPLNHNGIQQSQALCEYLSQYNFDQIWVSQLPRAIQTLQPMIDNGSLEHIVLPELVEGCYNLDHTAPVNDRWELGLDPLGDFRGRVQAIIHRVKAQVGDGEILVVTHGHFIREFINMLLDSHCYVRWPIDNCAETALEIGEDVKILYVNKKVI, encoded by the coding sequence ATGATTGTTAGAATTTTACGGCATGCAGAAACATCAGCGAACCGCTCTGGTCTGCTGTCGTGTGATGACAACGAGCCGCTCAATCACAACGGAATACAGCAGTCTCAAGCGCTGTGTGAGTATTTATCGCAGTATAATTTCGATCAAATATGGGTCAGTCAGCTCCCAAGGGCCATACAAACACTGCAGCCAATGATTGATAACGGCTCGCTTGAGCACATCGTATTACCTGAACTGGTGGAGGGCTGCTACAACTTGGATCATACCGCTCCTGTCAATGATAGATGGGAGTTGGGGCTTGATCCATTAGGTGATTTCCGCGGGCGGGTGCAGGCGATCATTCATCGGGTGAAAGCACAAGTCGGTGATGGTGAGATTCTTGTGGTGACTCATGGTCACTTCATCAGAGAATTTATCAATATGTTACTTGACTCACACTGCTATGTGCGGTGGCCGATCGATAATTGCGCTGAAACTGCGTTAGAAATCGGTGAAGACGTTAAGATTCTGTACGTTAATAAGAAGGTGATTTAG
- a CDS encoding NUDIX hydrolase, with amino-acid sequence MKPRACALILNESQQILLIHRIKNDREYWVFPGGGIEAGETAEQAVIREVKEETSLIAKSVALVFEQFNADRKESYFSVDIASGKVELGNGPEKLKQSRSNFYAPQWVDVAKLKAINLQPEAAAEKLQKLLPQGGLKVTKI; translated from the coding sequence ATGAAGCCAAGAGCCTGCGCGTTAATACTGAATGAATCTCAACAAATTTTGCTGATTCATCGTATAAAAAATGATCGAGAATATTGGGTGTTCCCAGGTGGGGGAATTGAGGCGGGTGAAACGGCTGAACAGGCCGTTATTCGAGAGGTGAAAGAAGAAACCAGCTTGATCGCCAAAAGCGTTGCTCTTGTCTTCGAGCAGTTCAATGCTGATCGCAAAGAGAGCTATTTCTCGGTAGACATTGCATCCGGCAAGGTTGAACTAGGTAATGGGCCTGAAAAGTTAAAACAATCCCGCAGCAATTTCTACGCACCCCAGTGGGTTGATGTTGCAAAGTTGAAGGCTATTAACTTACAGCCAGAGGCGGCAGCAGAAAAACTACAAAAGTTGCTCCCGCAGGGCGGTCTCAAAGTGACAAAGATATAA
- a CDS encoding thioesterase family protein, with the protein MTPSDQYHFEYTVAPHDTAKALSISADDDFPDVFATSRMVAVLELAAARLMQSELQPGELSVGVNVNVDHVAATPIGATVKAIARFIGMQGKLYAFEVELHDGAGLAGKGTHTRAIVSTERLLQGAAKRG; encoded by the coding sequence ATGACACCCAGTGACCAGTATCATTTCGAATACACCGTAGCCCCTCACGACACCGCCAAAGCTTTGAGTATCAGTGCCGACGATGATTTTCCCGATGTATTTGCCACCTCGCGCATGGTCGCAGTGCTGGAGCTGGCCGCTGCACGCTTGATGCAATCTGAATTGCAGCCCGGCGAGTTGTCGGTGGGCGTCAATGTGAATGTCGACCATGTGGCCGCTACGCCCATCGGTGCGACGGTCAAGGCCATCGCTCGTTTTATTGGCATGCAAGGCAAACTGTATGCATTTGAAGTGGAACTGCATGATGGCGCAGGCTTGGCAGGTAAGGGCACGCATACACGCGCCATCGTCAGCACCGAGCGCCTATTACAAGGCGCGGCCAAGCGCGGCTGA
- a CDS encoding alpha/beta fold hydrolase, producing MKKIWCVFALLLSSLVSAEAQFTTVNGYSVEYEIAGTGEPTVFLEAGGSAGMSDWDPVFSQLAKHARVVRYSRIGNGGSERVRKNYSSEEYAKEAQLLLRALNINEPVVYIAHSYGAYIARVFAATYPEQVAGLMLIEPASEHDVDIMRKIDLEKAEVEIAQIKLDDLANGMSNQYLDFWSKRPLPDYPQIADIPVTVIASIKQYEEPPVLFFTDEARVMWGQLHTDWANDFPQGRAVLTNKSFHYPQHDEPELVVDEVAELLARIKRKS from the coding sequence GTGAAAAAAATCTGGTGTGTTTTTGCTCTTCTACTGTCATCGCTGGTGTCGGCTGAAGCCCAGTTTACAACAGTAAATGGTTACAGCGTTGAGTATGAGATAGCTGGCACGGGAGAGCCCACCGTTTTTCTAGAGGCCGGTGGGTCTGCTGGTATGTCTGACTGGGATCCTGTTTTTTCTCAATTGGCCAAGCATGCGCGAGTAGTCCGCTACTCTCGTATCGGTAATGGCGGTTCAGAACGTGTTAGAAAAAACTATAGCTCTGAAGAGTACGCGAAAGAAGCACAGCTACTATTGAGAGCTCTCAATATCAATGAACCCGTTGTGTACATTGCACACTCCTACGGAGCCTATATCGCTCGAGTATTTGCTGCTACTTACCCAGAGCAAGTGGCAGGTCTTATGCTAATAGAACCTGCCTCCGAGCATGATGTTGATATCATGAGAAAAATTGATCTGGAAAAAGCAGAAGTTGAAATCGCACAAATCAAACTCGATGACTTGGCTAATGGCATGTCTAATCAATATTTAGATTTTTGGTCCAAACGTCCGCTGCCAGACTACCCTCAGATTGCGGATATTCCCGTCACAGTGATTGCGTCGATCAAACAGTATGAAGAACCACCGGTGCTATTTTTTACCGACGAAGCCAGGGTAATGTGGGGGCAATTGCATACAGACTGGGCCAACGATTTCCCACAAGGCAGAGCGGTGCTAACGAATAAAAGCTTCCACTATCCACAGCACGACGAGCCTGAGTTGGTGGTCGACGAAGTGGCGGAATTGCTGGCTAGAATCAAACGCAAGTCATAG
- a CDS encoding transposase, which yields MKRSTSELTDQQWAHIEPCLPSLPRGKGGPKPISNRACFEGILWVLRSGARWRDLPEHYPSPSTCWRRLQYWEEQGAWLKAWRKFLRALDQQSRLNWEESFSDGSFAPAKKGARCWKNQAG from the coding sequence ATGAAACGTTCAACCTCAGAACTGACCGACCAACAGTGGGCACACATTGAGCCTTGTTTACCCAGCCTGCCTCGTGGCAAAGGGGGTCCCAAACCTATCAGCAATCGAGCCTGTTTCGAGGGCATTTTATGGGTCTTACGTTCTGGTGCGCGGTGGCGTGATCTACCTGAGCACTATCCTTCACCGAGTACCTGTTGGCGCCGCCTTCAGTACTGGGAAGAGCAAGGAGCATGGCTCAAAGCCTGGCGTAAATTTCTTCGCGCTCTAGATCAACAGTCGCGGCTAAATTGGGAAGAATCGTTTTCGGATGGCAGTTTTGCGCCAGCAAAAAAGGGGGCTCGGTGTTGGAAAAACCAAGCGGGGTAA
- a CDS encoding DUF4124 domain-containing protein: MKTRTKFRLGFMLLLLGGALMGPYLMSRYLNMGSAPEMRPDVLSTESTRQTYFKWQDANGQWHFGDEPPEGVQVHSVNVDTAANILQPVAVAKKQPEADKKPDDAPQKTLPLPMTVDPDGVKDMMEKAENVQNLMNERNEQLKQLQ, from the coding sequence ATGAAAACAAGAACCAAGTTTCGCTTGGGATTTATGTTGCTGCTGCTCGGTGGCGCGTTGATGGGCCCTTATTTAATGAGCCGCTATTTGAACATGGGTAGCGCCCCAGAGATGCGCCCGGATGTGTTGTCGACGGAATCAACACGCCAGACCTATTTCAAGTGGCAAGACGCTAATGGCCAGTGGCACTTTGGCGATGAGCCACCGGAAGGCGTGCAGGTCCACAGTGTGAATGTCGATACAGCAGCCAATATTTTGCAGCCGGTGGCGGTGGCTAAAAAGCAGCCTGAAGCGGATAAAAAACCGGACGATGCGCCGCAAAAAACCTTACCCCTGCCAATGACGGTGGATCCTGATGGCGTCAAAGACATGATGGAAAAGGCCGAAAACGTGCAGAATTTGATGAACGAACGTAACGAGCAATTGAAGCAGCTGCAATGA
- a CDS encoding ATP-binding cassette domain-containing protein — protein MIEFNQVTLLRGVQTLLDGASLRIHDGQKLALIGANGAGKSSLFALLNGELSLDGGDLLLPSKWRIAHMAQEVEASERSALDYAIDGDQDYRRIEQGIANASDDNELAKWLDQMDHHQGYEVTPRAEQLLHGLGFSQSDLLRPVKDFSGGWRIRLNLAQALMMPSDLLLLDEPTNHLDLEATVWLEQWLKNYRGTLLFISHDRDFIDGVADHIVHLHQQTLTVYPGNYSAYERIRAEKLAQQQTLYEKQQTRVAEIEKFVARFRAKASKAKQAQSRLKELQRMELIAPAHVDSPFRFEFPCYEKMSSPLLAIDHASLGYDGKAILPECKLSLEPGHRIGLLGPNGAGKSTLLKTLCQEIPMLSGERSEGEHLRLGYFAQHQLESLDTSASGVTILQRLKPQASEQEIRNFLGGFGFHGDKALEVIAPFSGGEKARMALACVAWQTPNLLILDEPTNHLDIEMREALTLALQNFAGAIVIVSHDRHLLKATVDEYWLVDHGQVQAFDGDLDDYHHYMQQRDQAASNDASADSNSAAAAKAPNIDRKEQKRLEAEKRQRLAPIRKQQQAAEKQMEKLSSRLADIESQLADNGLYDAERKDELNRLLQEQGQIKGELEEVEMQWMELTEQLEAE, from the coding sequence ATGATCGAATTTAATCAGGTTACCCTGCTGCGCGGCGTGCAAACACTGCTCGATGGCGCCAGCTTACGCATTCACGACGGCCAAAAGCTGGCCTTAATCGGCGCCAACGGTGCCGGCAAATCCAGCTTGTTTGCCTTACTTAATGGCGAACTCAGCCTGGACGGCGGTGATTTACTGCTGCCGAGCAAGTGGCGCATTGCCCATATGGCGCAGGAAGTCGAGGCCAGCGAGCGCAGCGCTCTCGATTACGCCATCGACGGTGACCAGGATTATCGCCGCATTGAACAGGGCATTGCCAACGCCAGCGATGACAATGAGCTGGCCAAATGGCTCGACCAAATGGACCACCATCAGGGCTACGAAGTCACGCCAAGGGCCGAGCAACTGTTACATGGCTTGGGCTTTAGCCAAAGCGACTTGCTGCGTCCAGTAAAAGACTTTTCTGGTGGCTGGCGTATTCGCCTGAATCTGGCCCAAGCCTTGATGATGCCCTCAGACTTACTGTTGCTCGATGAGCCCACCAACCACTTGGACTTAGAAGCCACCGTCTGGCTCGAACAGTGGTTAAAGAACTACCGCGGCACCTTGCTGTTTATTTCCCACGACCGCGATTTTATCGACGGCGTCGCCGACCATATTGTGCACCTGCACCAGCAAACACTAACTGTGTATCCGGGCAACTATTCTGCCTACGAACGCATTCGTGCGGAAAAACTCGCACAGCAGCAAACCCTGTATGAAAAACAGCAAACCCGTGTGGCTGAAATTGAAAAGTTTGTCGCCCGCTTTCGTGCCAAGGCCAGTAAAGCCAAACAAGCACAAAGCCGATTGAAAGAACTGCAGCGCATGGAGCTGATCGCACCTGCACATGTCGATTCACCGTTCCGGTTTGAATTTCCATGTTATGAAAAGATGTCGAGCCCGCTGCTGGCCATTGATCACGCCAGCCTCGGCTACGACGGCAAAGCCATCTTGCCAGAGTGCAAATTATCGTTAGAGCCGGGCCATCGCATAGGTTTGCTGGGCCCCAATGGTGCCGGTAAATCGACCCTACTTAAAACCCTGTGCCAAGAAATCCCGATGCTCAGCGGCGAGCGCAGCGAAGGCGAGCACCTGCGCTTGGGCTATTTTGCCCAGCACCAGCTGGAATCCCTCGATACCAGCGCCTCTGGTGTGACCATTTTGCAGCGCCTCAAACCCCAGGCCAGTGAACAGGAAATTCGTAATTTTCTCGGCGGCTTTGGTTTTCATGGCGATAAAGCGCTGGAAGTCATTGCGCCGTTTTCCGGCGGCGAAAAAGCCCGTATGGCGCTGGCCTGTGTCGCTTGGCAAACGCCGAATCTGCTGATTCTCGATGAGCCGACCAACCATTTGGATATCGAGATGCGCGAGGCCCTCACCCTAGCGCTGCAAAACTTTGCCGGTGCTATTGTGATCGTGAGCCACGATCGCCATTTGCTTAAAGCCACGGTGGACGAATACTGGCTGGTCGACCATGGCCAGGTGCAAGCCTTTGACGGCGACCTGGATGACTATCACCACTATATGCAGCAACGTGATCAGGCCGCCAGCAACGATGCCTCCGCTGACAGTAATTCAGCAGCTGCGGCCAAGGCTCCCAACATCGACCGCAAAGAGCAGAAGCGTTTAGAGGCGGAAAAACGCCAGCGCTTGGCGCCGATCCGCAAGCAACAGCAAGCGGCTGAAAAGCAGATGGAAAAGCTCAGCAGCCGACTGGCCGATATCGAATCCCAACTCGCCGATAACGGCCTGTACGACGCTGAGCGCAAGGATGAGCTCAATCGCTTGCTGCAAGAGCAGGGGCAGATTAAAGGCGAGCTGGAAGAAGTAGAAATGCAGTGGATGGAATTAACTGAGCAGTTAGAGGCGGAGTAG
- the rsd gene encoding sigma D regulator gives MLENCKTAQERWGGVHRLIDKWLNDRQQLIVQYYGLSSCQPLASDYNLGQAISRLCESIVDYCSVGHFEIYEQLINEAKEYDDGGLELAQKLVPRLDELTARCVDFNDAYDQHCGLEDLAKLPQDLSAIGEALEERFELEDQLIERLHNIHREAATQ, from the coding sequence ATGTTAGAGAATTGCAAAACCGCACAAGAACGCTGGGGTGGCGTACACCGCTTGATCGACAAATGGCTGAATGATCGTCAGCAGCTCATCGTTCAGTACTATGGCCTCAGCTCCTGCCAGCCGCTGGCCAGCGACTATAATCTGGGGCAAGCCATCAGCCGCTTGTGTGAATCCATCGTCGACTACTGCTCGGTGGGGCACTTTGAAATCTACGAGCAGCTGATCAACGAAGCCAAAGAGTACGACGATGGCGGCCTGGAGCTGGCGCAAAAGTTGGTCCCACGCCTGGATGAGCTGACGGCACGCTGTGTCGATTTCAACGACGCCTATGATCAGCACTGTGGCTTGGAAGATCTGGCGAAGCTGCCTCAAGACTTGTCTGCCATTGGTGAGGCATTGGAGGAGCGCTTTGAACTGGAAGACCAGCTGATCGAACGGCTGCACAACATTCATCGCGAAGCCGCCACGCAGTAG
- a CDS encoding Na+/H+ antiporter NhaC family protein, giving the protein MTQRSPWALLPMLLFLALFIGSGLYYQAAGVDYAFYQISAPVAILPAIILALLLAKGSLNERVETFIKGCGDHTLVTMLLIFLLAGGFASVAKAVGGVDATVNWGLALIPSSLLLPGLFVMTAFMATAMGTSMGTIAAVAPIAVGLTEATDLPLLLTVGTVMGGAMFGDNLSIISDTTIAATRTQGCSMADKFRLNLRIALPAALLTLVWLFFQGSDTQVTPGDDASFIKVLPYLAVLILAVAGLNVLVVLLTGIVLAGVVGLTQVADYSVAQWSKDIYAGYTGMQEILILSLLIGGLGAMMKAGGGLAWLANMIDRLSRSSEQPKAHRRAGELSISLAVALSNACTANNTVAILISGSLAKDIAERYGVDPKRSASLMDIVSCVVQGILPYGAQMLLAASIAGVSPLQLVTTVVYCWLLGLMALISVLIGWPRGKVA; this is encoded by the coding sequence ATGACTCAGCGCTCACCATGGGCCTTGTTGCCTATGCTGCTGTTTTTGGCGTTATTTATTGGTAGCGGTTTGTATTATCAAGCTGCTGGCGTCGACTATGCGTTTTACCAAATATCGGCACCGGTTGCGATTTTGCCGGCGATCATTTTGGCGCTGCTATTGGCCAAAGGCAGCCTTAATGAACGGGTTGAAACCTTTATTAAGGGCTGTGGCGATCACACTCTGGTCACCATGCTGCTGATTTTCCTACTGGCCGGTGGTTTTGCCAGCGTCGCTAAGGCGGTGGGCGGCGTTGACGCGACCGTTAATTGGGGGCTGGCACTGATTCCGTCGTCGTTGCTGTTGCCGGGCCTGTTTGTCATGACGGCCTTTATGGCCACGGCGATGGGCACCTCCATGGGTACCATCGCTGCTGTGGCTCCTATTGCCGTGGGCCTGACCGAAGCCACGGACCTGCCATTATTGCTGACGGTGGGGACTGTGATGGGCGGCGCCATGTTCGGCGATAACTTGTCGATTATTTCCGATACCACCATTGCTGCGACCCGTACCCAGGGCTGCTCGATGGCGGATAAGTTCCGACTCAACTTGCGCATCGCATTGCCGGCAGCGCTGTTGACCCTGGTATGGCTGTTTTTCCAGGGCAGCGATACTCAGGTTACTCCCGGTGACGATGCCAGTTTTATTAAGGTGCTGCCGTATTTGGCGGTGCTGATTTTGGCGGTCGCTGGCCTCAATGTGTTGGTGGTATTGCTCACCGGTATCGTCTTGGCGGGTGTGGTGGGCCTGACTCAGGTGGCCGACTACAGCGTTGCCCAATGGTCGAAGGATATTTATGCCGGCTACACAGGTATGCAGGAAATCCTGATTTTGTCTCTATTGATCGGTGGCCTTGGCGCCATGATGAAGGCTGGCGGTGGTTTGGCCTGGCTGGCGAATATGATTGATCGGTTAAGTCGCAGCAGCGAGCAGCCTAAAGCCCATCGTCGTGCCGGTGAGCTGAGCATCAGCCTTGCGGTGGCGTTATCTAACGCCTGTACGGCCAATAATACTGTAGCAATATTGATTTCTGGCTCACTGGCTAAGGATATTGCCGAGCGCTATGGCGTTGATCCTAAACGCAGCGCCAGCTTGATGGATATCGTTTCGTGTGTGGTGCAGGGCATTTTGCCCTATGGCGCGCAAATGCTGTTGGCGGCGTCTATCGCCGGTGTGTCGCCACTGCAGTTGGTGACCACCGTGGTGTATTGCTGGTTATTGGGGTTGATGGCGCTGATTTCAGTGTTGATTGGTTGGCCGCGGGGGAAGGTGGCTTAG
- a CDS encoding GNAT family N-acetyltransferase produces the protein MTATLLNTQIATQRLLLKPLVAADAPALFDIFSDPEVMKYWNTKPWPSIEKAKSFIASSTQEMISDSTLTLGIYLQETDRLAGKIMLFNYSKTSKRAEIGFGVGREYWGKGIVMEAATALIEFAFNRLQLRRIEAEIDPDNTNSSKALQRLGFAQEGLLKQRWEVDGVVSDSALYGLLAESWSKAKSPSTNIG, from the coding sequence ATGACTGCGACGCTATTGAATACACAGATTGCAACACAACGCCTATTGCTAAAACCTCTGGTGGCCGCCGATGCACCTGCGCTGTTTGACATATTTTCAGACCCAGAGGTCATGAAGTACTGGAACACAAAACCGTGGCCTTCGATTGAAAAGGCAAAATCATTCATTGCCAGCAGTACACAGGAGATGATCAGCGACAGCACCCTGACCTTGGGTATCTACCTGCAAGAGACGGATCGACTGGCAGGAAAAATCATGCTGTTTAATTACTCCAAAACGTCGAAACGTGCAGAGATAGGGTTTGGTGTTGGTCGTGAGTACTGGGGTAAGGGCATTGTTATGGAAGCTGCGACAGCACTGATTGAGTTTGCGTTTAATCGCTTGCAGTTACGCCGAATCGAAGCGGAGATCGACCCAGATAACACGAACTCAAGTAAGGCGTTGCAGCGCCTGGGCTTTGCGCAGGAAGGCCTGCTCAAGCAACGCTGGGAGGTCGATGGCGTTGTGTCTGACTCGGCACTGTATGGCTTGCTCGCTGAGTCTTGGAGCAAGGCGAAATCACCGTCAACCAACATCGGCTGA
- a CDS encoding ParA family protein, translating to MAEPSNSKIFRPCARVIGYTAPMRIMVANAKGGCGKTTLATNLASYCAEQHQTALIDYDPQGSAMDWLKVRSPHLPHIEGVAAFKKHQPHLSTRTWSLRVAANTTRVVIDTPAGLHGHELSEMLQHTDVLLIPVIPSAIDIRAATGFIRDVMLSRPFRINPRPLAVVANRVRKNTLIYAKLERFLQSLKIPFITSLRDTQFYVRASEHGLGIVDLDDARERDGDDWRPLLNWLDSTAQQLVAANDGADTLSSAASPQDS from the coding sequence ATGGCAGAACCGTCTAATTCGAAAATATTTCGCCCCTGTGCCCGTGTGATTGGTTACACGGCGCCGATGCGCATTATGGTCGCCAATGCCAAAGGTGGCTGTGGCAAAACTACCCTAGCCACCAACCTCGCCAGTTATTGCGCCGAGCAACACCAAACGGCGCTGATCGACTACGATCCGCAAGGCTCCGCCATGGACTGGCTGAAGGTGCGCAGCCCACATCTGCCACACATTGAAGGCGTTGCCGCATTTAAAAAACATCAGCCGCATTTGTCCACTCGTACCTGGAGTTTGCGCGTCGCCGCCAATACCACCCGAGTAGTGATCGATACCCCTGCTGGGTTGCACGGCCATGAACTGTCGGAGATGTTGCAGCATACCGATGTATTACTTATACCCGTCATTCCCTCCGCCATTGATATTCGCGCCGCCACCGGTTTTATTCGCGATGTGATGTTGTCGCGACCCTTTCGTATAAATCCGCGACCGTTAGCCGTGGTCGCCAACCGGGTGCGTAAAAACACCCTAATTTACGCCAAACTAGAGCGCTTTCTGCAAAGCCTGAAAATCCCCTTTATCACATCATTACGCGATACCCAGTTTTATGTGCGCGCCAGTGAGCATGGCCTGGGTATTGTCGATCTGGATGACGCCCGCGAACGCGACGGCGACGACTGGCGGCCCTTGTTAAACTGGCTCGACAGCACCGCTCAGCAATTAGTTGCAGCCAACGACGGTGCGGATACGCTATCCTCTGCCGCATCGCCGCAGGATTCCTGA